TGGGTGGATGGGGCACTCGCCCCATCGAGTCGTTCACGCTGAGCGCAGTCGACGCGCCGCGCAGGGCTTCGACGGGCTCAGCCCGAACGGATATTTTTAGTTCCGAGGTCCCGGATCGCTATTTTCAATTTTCATTTGAAATTGAATGCATTCAAAGCCGTCTTATCAATTGTGGGTTGCTTATCTACAGTGCCTGCATGGCTTGGGATGGGCCCGGCCAGTGATTGAGCGATGCAATGCCGTGAGCCCTGGGCGCCGTGTTGGCGCAATGCGTGCCCGCAGCAATGCAATGAAAGGACTGTGATGAAAGCCGTTGGATACCGTGCAAATTGGCCTGTGGAGCATGCCGAGGCGCTGTTGGATTTGGAGCTGCCTGCGCCAGTGCCGGGCGCACGCGATGTTTTGGTGCAGGTGAAGGCGGTGTCGGTGAACCCGGTGGACACCAAGGTGCGCAAGGGCTCGCTGCCGCCCGAGGGGCAGGCCAAGGTGCTGGGCTGGGACGCCGTGGGCACAGTGGAGGCGGTGGGCGCGCAGGTGTCGCGCTTCAAGGCGGGCGACCGGGTGTATTACGCGGGCTCTATCACCCGCCCTGGGGCCAATAGCGAGCTGCATGCAGTGGATGAGCGCATTGTGGCGCTGGCCCCGCAGTCGCTGAACGACGAGCAGGCGGCGGCCTTGCCGCTGACCACCATCACGGCGTATGAGCTGCTGTTTGACCGCCTGGGCGTGGCCAAGGGGGGCGGTGCGGGGCAGACGCTGCTGGTGGTGGGCGGTGCGGGTGGGGTGGGCTCCATCCTGATCCAGCTGGCGCGGCAGCTGACGCAGCTGCGCGTGGTGGCCACGGCCTCGCGCCCCGAGACGTAGCAGTGGTGCCTGGACCTGGGCGCGCATTTCGTGGTCGACCACTCGCGTCCGCTGGCGGCCGAGTTGAAGTCTGCTGGCGTGGAGGGTGTGGACCTGGTGGCCAGCCTGACGCAGACGCAGCAGCACTACACGCAACTGATCGAGGCCCTCAAGCCCCAGGGGCGCCTGGGCGTGATTGACGATATGCAGGGGCTGGACGCGATGCCGCTCAAGGGCAAGGCGCTGTCGCTGCACTGGGAGATGATGTTCACCCGCCCCATGTATGAAACGCCCGACATGGGCGAGCAGGGTGCGTTGCTGGCCGAGGTGGCTGCGCTGGTGGATGCGGGGCGCGTGCGCTCCACCGTCAGCACCAGCTTTGGCACCATCAACGCCCACAACCTGCGCAAGGCGCATGCGCTGATCGAGTCGGGCAAGGCGCACGGCAAGGTGGTGCTGGCGGGGTTCTGAGCCTGGCGCCCTCATTGCCCCGTTACTGTTTTGTTCTGTTGTTGGCTTGCCTGCGCCGTGGAGTGCGGGCAGGCCGTTAACATGGCCGCTCTCAAAAACCACTATGACAAGAGAGAGGGAGCCGATGTTCATCGTCTGGGGGCGCAAGCTCGTCTATCGCAAGCTGGGCCATGTGGCCGATTTTTGTCCCATCTGCCGCAAGCCACGGCCGTTTGCGTTGCAGCGCATTGGCTCTGCCGGGCATGTGTACTACATCACCGTAAGCCAGGGCGAGCTGGTGGGGTACGAGCGCACATGCTTGAAGTGCCAAACTACCTTCAATGCCGAGCCCACCCAGTACGCCAAGGTGGTGCCCAAGCCGCTGCCTTGGAACGACATGGTGCGCCAGACGTTTCCGACCCTGCACGAGGCCTGGGCCGATCGCCTGGCGCTGGAGCAGCAGGTGCGTGACAACCCGCACACCTTGTCGGCCCAAGACCGGCATGCGCTCATCCGCAACCCGTTTTTGTTGCTGTCGCCCAAGGTGGAGAAGCGGTTTGCCTCGACCCACATGGACAAGGAGGTGGGCTTTGCGTTGCTGGGGGCGGTGGTGTTGCTGATCGCGGTGCCTGCGTTGGCGCGCGCGGTGGTGCCCGACCAGGCGGAGGTGGGCGTGCTGGTGGCGATGGGCCTGGGCGCGTCGCTGGTGGTGTGGCAGATCGCGATGTCAGGGAGTCGCTTTATGCGTCGCCAAGTGGTGCCTGTGTTGGCCCAGTGCCTGCAGCCCTTGCAGCCCACGCCGGGCGAGTTGCAGGCGGTGATGGCGGAGCTGAAAACCCTCAAGCACAAGATGGGCAGCAAGCTGAAGCTGCCTGAGCTGTATGCGCAGCTGAAGATGAAGGCGCGGGGCTCTGCGGGTTGATGCCTTTGAATAGGTTCTTATTGAGTCGGCTTGAATCACCTTGAACCGTTCACGCTGAGCCTGTCGAAGCGCCGCGCAGGGCTTCGACAGGCTCAGCCCGAACGGATTTTTCAAGTTCAAAGATGCCGACCCAATAGCTCGCGCTGAGGCTGCACAGTCGCCACGCCCCAGGCACAAAAAAAAGCCCGGAGCACTGGCGTGGTCCGGGCGTAGCGTCGCGGCCTTGTGGTGGCAGTGAAGCCCGGCGCTTGCGCTGGGCGCTGAACCTTCAGGCCGCCATGAATCCCAGGTCGGTGGGGTAGTCGGCCCCGCCAAAGTGGCTGAGGTTGGGCAGCACACCCGCCAGTTCGGTGTTGGCCACGCCAAACCATTTGGCCAGCGTGCCTGCGTATTGGTCTACCGAGGTGCTGGGCAGCAGGCGGCCTTGGCCTACGTGCCATTGGTCGGCGGCGTCGGTGGTGCTGTTGGTGTTGCTCACCGGCGGTGCCTTGCCATAAAGCGCCTTGCCCTTGACGGCGCCGCCCACCATGAAGTGGTGGCTGCCCCAGCCGTGGTCAGAGCCGTCACCGTTGGAGTTCAAGGTGCGGCCAAAGTCAGATGCGGTGAAGGCGGTGACCTTGTCGGCTACGCCCAGCTCCACGGTGGCGTCGTAGAAGGCGGTCATGGCTTCGCTCACGCGCTTCATCAGAGTGGGCTGCTGCGAGATGAGGTTGTCGTGCAGGTCAAACCCACCCAGCGACACCATGAAGACTTGGCGCTTGCTGCCCAGGGTGCTGCGCGCACCGATGAGGCGCGCCACCATCTTGAGCTGGTCGGCCAGCGAGTTGTTGGTGGGGAAGGCGGTGGCCAGCGTCACGCCCGCCAGGCCGCTGGTGATCTGCGATTCGGCCGTGACGGCGCGGGTGGTGACGCGGTTGTATTCGTTCTCCAGCACTTGGGGGCTTGTCTGCTGGATGAGCGACGTGAGCGCCGAGCGCACGGCGGTAGAGCCGTAGACATTGCTTTTGACCCCATTGATGGCAATGGCCCCACCGGTGCTGACTTGGTAAGACAGGGCCGAGTCGCCGGACAGAAACACCGCATTGCCGGTAACCGAAATGCAGGTGAACAGCGAGTTGGCGTTGGACGACAGGGCCAGATCTCCCAGGTTGCCTCCCCAGCCCACGGTGGAGCCTTCGGGCGATGAGGATTGCCACACCGACTGCTGGTCGTTGTGCGAGAACAGCTTGGGCGGGATGGGATAGAGCGCGCGGTTGCTGCTGTTGTATTGCGTGCGGGTGAGCGGCACGATGAGCGGGCCCACGTTGAGCTGCACGGCAGCTTTGCCTGTGTTGAACAGGTTGGCCATGCCCGTCATGGCGGGGTGCATGGCGTATTGGCGGCCAGCGGCCAGGGGCACGGTGGGGTTGAGCAAAGTGGCGGTAAGGTCTGCCTTGGGAATGGCAATGCCGCCCCCGGCCTGGCCGCTGCCGCCACGGATGGTGGCGTATCTGTTGTAGCTGTCGTCGTCGTAGGTGACCAGGGTGTTGGCGTAGTCGTTACCGCCGTACAGGAACACGCACACCAGGGCCTTGTAGTCGTTGGCGGTAAAGGCGGCCGCCTCGCCCATGGCGGCTAGGTTCAGAGCAAAGGGCAGGGCAGTGCCTGCCAGCCCCAACTGGGTGGAGCGGCGCAAAAACGCCCGGCGTGTATGGAGTTCGGGTTGGATCAGGTGCATGGGGGCCTTCTCTCGGTTCTCTTTTTTGCCGTTATTTTTGGACGAGGTACTCGGCCGAGGCCATGACCAGGAGGATGGCCGCTGCAATGCGGTTGAGCTTCACGGCCTCGGTGCTGGCCGCCGTGACGGGCGTGGCCTTGAGCGCGTCGGCAATGAGCTTGATGTTGGCGGCCGATAGCTGGCCTGCGCACATCAGCAGGTTGATGCGCGCCACCAGTGCGTCGGCATCGGCCACGAGGGCCATCTCATTGGGGTAGGCGGTCTTGATGTCGTAGCCATTGTTGCCGTTGCTGGTGCTCTGGGCCACATCGGGTGCATTCACATAGATGCCGTTGCGGATCACGCCTTGCATGTAGTTGAGGTAGCTGCCCACGCTGCTTTCGTTGACCAGCTGGAACTCGGGCGCGACCTGTCCGGCCGTGGCCAGCGCTGTGGAGGGCGGCACATACCCAGGGCGGAAGAAGTTGAACACCGAGGGTGAGCGCAGGGGGCTTTGCGAGAGGCGCGAGCCCGCGCTGCTGGTGTCGCCAATCTTCCAGTACCCGTATTGCGAGTTGACGCCAAAGGTGCGCGCCCATTGCACCAGGCGCAGCATGGGCTCGCGCAGTTTGCCAAAGCTGGGCTTGGTCAGGCCTGCGGGCTCGCGGGCTTCGTCGTCCATGAGGATGGCCATGACCACGGCCTGCAGGTCGCCGCGCACGCCTGCGCCGTTGTTGTTGAACTTGGCGGCCACGCGGCCCACATAGGCGGGCGAGGGGTTGCTGGTGACCAGCCGCTGGATGAGCTGCTTGCTAATGAAGGGCCCGACGTTGGGGTGGTTGAAGATGGTGTCCAGCGCTGTCTTGAGCGCTGCAGCGCCCGGGGTGCTGGCTGCAATGGTTGTGCCCAAAAAGGTGGCGGCCAGGCTGGAGTGCAGTGACTCCTTGAGTGCCATGGGCAGCCGCGTGAAGTGGGTGCTGGGCACCACGCGGGTTCCTCCGGGCACGGTGGCTGGCACGTTCTGTGTCTGGTCGTAGTCGTAGCCGGTGAAGACGCGGGCCAGATTGGTGATGTCGGACTGGCTGTAGCTGTCGATGGGTTTGCCTGCACCATCGGTTTTGGGTGTGCCGTCCTGGTTGAGTTCGGCCAGGCCGACGGACATGAGCTGCAGGATTTCTCGGGCGTAGTTCTCGTCAGGCTGGCGGCCGCTGGCGGCGTTTTCCTTCTGGTTGCCGCGCGTGTTCAGGTAGTACCCCATGGCGGGGTTCAGCGTCACGTCTTGCAGCACCTGGCGGTAGTTGCCAAAGGCGTTGGCCACCAGTTGGTCCCAGTAGTGGGCCATGGCGTGGCTGCGCCAGTTGAAGTCCAGCCCGCTGAGCGAGACCACGCAGATCTCCGACAGCGCCAGGGCCACGCGTTTGCGCAGACCGTCTGACGCTGTCATGAGCTGGCTCCAGATCATGTTGTCGGCAGGGTA
This Acidovorax sp. 106 DNA region includes the following protein-coding sequences:
- a CDS encoding DUF1501 domain-containing protein, encoding MHLIQPELHTRRAFLRRSTQLGLAGTALPFALNLAAMGEAAAFTANDYKALVCVFLYGGNDYANTLVTYDDDSYNRYATIRGGSGQAGGGIAIPKADLTATLLNPTVPLAAGRQYAMHPAMTGMANLFNTGKAAVQLNVGPLIVPLTRTQYNSSNRALYPIPPKLFSHNDQQSVWQSSSPEGSTVGWGGNLGDLALSSNANSLFTCISVTGNAVFLSGDSALSYQVSTGGAIAINGVKSNVYGSTAVRSALTSLIQQTSPQVLENEYNRVTTRAVTAESQITSGLAGVTLATAFPTNNSLADQLKMVARLIGARSTLGSKRQVFMVSLGGFDLHDNLISQQPTLMKRVSEAMTAFYDATVELGVADKVTAFTASDFGRTLNSNGDGSDHGWGSHHFMVGGAVKGKALYGKAPPVSNTNSTTDAADQWHVGQGRLLPSTSVDQYAGTLAKWFGVANTELAGVLPNLSHFGGADYPTDLGFMAA
- a CDS encoding DUF1800 family protein, translating into MTTTTYEEPLHAAAAEDAEGNTRPAMATAPAEVETSVPRAPLAALMASVALAACGGGSEGTAAPPVSTTPATPTPSPVPTPSPAPTPSPTTPAPTPAPTPAPAPAPSPSPTPAPAPSPSPAPSPSPSPAPAPSPYTYKTAATDQEAARFLLQAQFSASPAEIAAVRSVGYEAWIHSQFATPMGTKGWDWLTQRGYATVSDTTNYYDQTYPADNMIWSQLMTASDGLRKRVALALSEICVVSLSGLDFNWRSHAMAHYWDQLVANAFGNYRQVLQDVTLNPAMGYYLNTRGNQKENAASGRQPDENYAREILQLMSVGLAELNQDGTPKTDGAGKPIDSYSQSDITNLARVFTGYDYDQTQNVPATVPGGTRVVPSTHFTRLPMALKESLHSSLAATFLGTTIAASTPGAAALKTALDTIFNHPNVGPFISKQLIQRLVTSNPSPAYVGRVAAKFNNNGAGVRGDLQAVVMAILMDDEAREPAGLTKPSFGKLREPMLRLVQWARTFGVNSQYGYWKIGDTSSAGSRLSQSPLRSPSVFNFFRPGYVPPSTALATAGQVAPEFQLVNESSVGSYLNYMQGVIRNGIYVNAPDVAQSTSNGNNGYDIKTAYPNEMALVADADALVARINLLMCAGQLSAANIKLIADALKATPVTAASTEAVKLNRIAAAILLVMASAEYLVQK